A stretch of the Bacillus sp. B-jedd genome encodes the following:
- a CDS encoding lysophospholipid acyltransferase family protein, which yields MTFYSFARFVANAAIKPVYRYEVHGLENFPKDGGVLLCSNHINNLDPPVVGITAPRPVHFMAKEELFKVPVLKNIVRACNAFPVKRGMSDREALRKGLGVLKAGQVLGLFPEGTRSKTGELGQGLAGAGFFALRSDAHVVPCAIIGPYKAFGKLTVIYGKPIDMDKLRKEKASAEVVTELIMAEIGKLIKNHKGVSA from the coding sequence ATGACTTTTTATTCATTTGCTAGATTCGTCGCGAATGCAGCTATAAAGCCGGTCTACCGGTATGAGGTACATGGGTTGGAAAACTTCCCTAAAGACGGGGGAGTCCTTTTATGTTCAAACCATATTAATAACCTGGATCCCCCCGTTGTAGGCATCACCGCGCCAAGGCCGGTCCATTTTATGGCGAAAGAAGAATTGTTTAAGGTGCCAGTTCTTAAAAATATTGTCAGGGCCTGCAATGCATTTCCAGTTAAGCGTGGAATGAGTGATCGGGAAGCGCTGAGGAAAGGGCTCGGTGTATTAAAAGCGGGACAGGTTTTAGGCTTGTTTCCAGAGGGAACTAGAAGCAAGACAGGGGAACTTGGACAGGGCCTTGCAGGCGCGGGTTTTTTTGCTCTTAGGTCGGACGCCCATGTTGTTCCTTGTGCGATTATCGGTCCATATAAGGCTTTTGGTAAATTGACTGTTATTTATGGCAAGCCGATTGATATGGATAAGCTGCGGAAAGAGAAAGCTTCTGCCGAAGTAGTGACAGAATTGATCATGGCGGAAATAGGCAAACTGATTAAGAATCATAAAGGGGTTTCCGCTTGA
- a CDS encoding YpfB family protein: protein MKNFERIILKIAVIQFLFLLLAQIFIHRLDYFPELKTISKYEGIENKSYKEILETFQGK, encoded by the coding sequence ATGAAAAATTTTGAACGAATCATATTGAAAATCGCGGTTATCCAATTCCTTTTCTTATTACTAGCTCAGATTTTCATACATCGACTCGATTATTTTCCGGAATTAAAAACAATCAGCAAGTACGAAGGAATTGAAAACAAAAGCTACAAAGAGATTCTGGAAACCTTCCAGGGGAAGTAA
- the cmk gene encoding (d)CMP kinase has protein sequence MEKKISIAIDGPAAAGKSTVAKIVAEKLSYIYIDTGAMYRALTYKALQKAADLEKEKELMDILVTTSIELFPSERGQLVFLDGKDVTEIIRTADVTNSVSIVAKHRHVREEMVKRQQQAAEGGGVVMDGRDIGTHVLPNAEVKVFLLASVEERAARRHAENIEKGYVSDFETLKKEIAARDKLDSEREVAPLTKAEGAAVIDTTSLTIEEVVDRIMALVEERVGL, from the coding sequence ATGGAGAAGAAAATCTCAATCGCAATCGATGGCCCTGCGGCTGCAGGGAAAAGCACAGTAGCGAAAATAGTCGCGGAAAAGCTATCCTATATTTATATCGACACAGGTGCTATGTACAGGGCGCTTACATATAAAGCACTGCAAAAAGCCGCGGACCTTGAAAAGGAAAAGGAACTGATGGATATTCTTGTTACGACCTCCATCGAGCTTTTTCCTTCGGAAAGAGGACAATTGGTTTTTCTGGACGGCAAGGACGTCACAGAAATTATTCGAACAGCAGATGTGACCAATTCGGTTTCAATTGTAGCTAAACATAGGCATGTCAGGGAAGAAATGGTCAAAAGGCAGCAGCAGGCCGCAGAAGGCGGCGGGGTTGTCATGGATGGCCGGGATATTGGGACCCATGTTCTCCCTAATGCAGAAGTTAAGGTTTTTCTTCTGGCCAGTGTGGAAGAAAGAGCGGCCAGGAGACATGCCGAAAACATAGAAAAAGGATATGTTTCCGATTTCGAAACACTAAAAAAAGAAATTGCCGCGCGTGACAAACTTGACTCAGAAAGGGAAGTAGCACCATTGACAAAAGCTGAAGGTGCGGCAGTCATTGATACAACCTCCCTTACAATCGAAGAAGTTGTCGATCGCATTATGGCACTTGTAGAAGAAAGAGTGGGACTGTAA